The Saccharothrix variisporea genome has a segment encoding these proteins:
- a CDS encoding cytochrome D1 domain-containing protein: MSGRVKKFGTVPAALAVGASLLLVPSGAAGALDTKVLAYVANNGGGVTVLDTATNTTTTVLADSPGDSPYGVGVAFDGGRGYVTNVRDGTLTVIDTPTNTIDAAVPVGDGPAGVVVSPDGGHVYVSNYRAGTVSVVDAATMSTVATVPVGPNADGVALTPDGKLLYVAHDVPGPGTVSVVDTATNTEIAEFPTGNTPTALAVTPDGRTLVVVNKFSDNVALVETAGNTVVGTIPVGFTPHGIAITPDGTRAFVPNSEGDNVSVLDLVNRTPLATVRVGDRPISVALTPGGARAYVTNYHSGTVSILDTATLAVESAVPVGVNPVGIAIHAVPPARTRLTTGTAVIVPRGGLTVTGITATLTEAHTGRAVPGEVVSFSTVKGTPLCTAVTNAAGTATCDARVPVQVGVNTLLEGYTAAFAGDLDHGPSAAHGTTVRR; this comes from the coding sequence GTGAGCGGACGGGTCAAGAAGTTCGGCACGGTCCCGGCGGCCCTCGCCGTGGGTGCCTCGCTGCTGTTGGTGCCCTCCGGGGCGGCCGGTGCGCTGGACACCAAGGTGTTGGCGTACGTGGCCAACAACGGTGGTGGGGTGACCGTGCTCGACACCGCCACCAACACGACCACCACCGTGCTCGCCGACTCCCCCGGCGACTCCCCCTACGGCGTCGGCGTCGCGTTCGACGGCGGCCGGGGGTACGTGACCAACGTCCGGGACGGCACGCTCACCGTCATCGACACGCCCACCAACACGATCGACGCCGCCGTGCCGGTGGGTGACGGTCCCGCCGGGGTGGTCGTCTCACCCGATGGTGGTCACGTGTACGTCTCCAACTACCGGGCGGGCACGGTGTCCGTGGTGGACGCGGCGACGATGAGCACGGTGGCCACGGTCCCCGTCGGCCCCAACGCGGACGGTGTCGCGCTGACGCCGGACGGCAAGCTGCTCTACGTCGCCCACGACGTCCCCGGTCCCGGCACGGTGTCCGTCGTGGACACCGCCACCAACACCGAGATCGCCGAGTTCCCCACCGGCAACACCCCGACCGCGCTCGCGGTCACGCCAGACGGCCGAACCCTGGTGGTGGTCAACAAGTTCTCCGACAACGTGGCCCTGGTCGAGACCGCCGGGAACACCGTCGTCGGCACCATCCCGGTCGGCTTCACCCCGCACGGCATCGCGATCACCCCGGACGGCACGCGGGCGTTCGTGCCCAACAGCGAGGGCGACAACGTCTCCGTGCTGGACCTGGTGAACCGGACGCCCCTGGCGACCGTCCGCGTGGGCGACCGGCCGATCAGCGTCGCCCTCACCCCCGGCGGTGCCCGCGCCTACGTCACCAACTACCACAGCGGCACCGTGTCGATCCTCGACACCGCCACCCTCGCGGTCGAGTCCGCGGTCCCGGTCGGGGTGAACCCGGTCGGCATCGCGATCCACGCCGTCCCGCCCGCGCGGACGCGGCTCACCACCGGCACGGCCGTGATCGTCCCGCGCGGTGGTCTCACCGTCACCGGCATCACCGCGACGCTCACCGAGGCCCACACCGGGCGTGCCGTGCCCGGCGAGGTCGTCAGCTTCTCCACGGTGAAGGGCACCCCGCTGTGCACGGCGGTCACCAACGCCGCCGGCACGGCGACCTGCGACGCCCGGGTCCCGGTGCAGGTCGGCGTGAACACCCTCCTGGAGGGCTACACCGCCGCCTTCGCGGGCGACCTGGACCACGGCCCGTCCGCCGCCCACGGCACCACCGTCCGCCGCTGA
- a CDS encoding DUF4253 domain-containing protein → MSTRPPLPADLAALVADPADRSLSVPLPPGRAVHSQEEDSDRPALWLSDGPAPEGLWTRLRAEHARSGLWPLLLDALDDDAEDYRPWASGEFAPGEMSSPAAHDPAALLADWWTRHADPATTPHGTRWPGSAPAPAAVGDPDRIADGLAEHLLAEHPSMRLGLVAADRGADALTTVGWFGPAEHTDDTAEISAVLRSWEDRFGARVVGVGFSTLLLSVAAPPTTPDAALAVAAEHFAFCPDNVWQGVSPLTAYAEHLVGDHSWSFWWD, encoded by the coding sequence ATGAGCACCCGACCGCCGTTGCCCGCCGACCTCGCCGCGCTCGTCGCCGACCCCGCGGACCGGTCGCTGTCCGTCCCGCTGCCCCCGGGCCGGGCCGTGCACTCCCAGGAGGAGGACAGCGACCGGCCCGCGTTGTGGCTCAGCGACGGCCCGGCCCCCGAAGGCCTGTGGACCCGCCTGCGCGCCGAGCACGCCCGCTCCGGGCTGTGGCCGTTGCTGCTGGACGCCTTGGACGACGACGCCGAGGACTACCGGCCGTGGGCCAGTGGCGAGTTCGCGCCCGGCGAGATGTCCTCACCCGCCGCGCACGACCCCGCCGCACTGCTCGCCGACTGGTGGACCCGGCACGCCGACCCCGCGACCACCCCGCACGGCACCCGGTGGCCCGGCTCCGCGCCCGCGCCCGCCGCGGTCGGTGACCCGGACCGCATCGCCGACGGCCTGGCCGAGCACCTGCTCGCCGAGCACCCGTCGATGCGCCTGGGCCTGGTCGCCGCCGACCGGGGTGCGGACGCGCTGACGACCGTCGGCTGGTTCGGCCCGGCCGAGCACACCGACGACACCGCCGAGATCTCCGCCGTCCTGCGCAGCTGGGAGGACCGGTTCGGCGCACGGGTGGTGGGCGTCGGGTTCTCCACGCTCCTGCTCAGCGTCGCCGCCCCGCCCACCACTCCCGACGCCGCCCTGGCCGTGGCCGCCGAGCACTTCGCGTTCTGCCCCGACAACGTCTGGCAGGGCGTCTCGCCGCTGACCGCGTACGCCGAACACCTGGTCGGCGACCACTCGTGGTCGTTCTGGTGGGACTGA
- a CDS encoding pyrroline-5-carboxylate reductase: MPVYGFVGAGALTAAIVEGLSTEVAEPPAVLLSPRNRAVGLDLAGRFPNVEVCGSNQEVLDRAPVVVLAVRPQVGEEVLRDLVFRPEHVVVSALAGVTLARLREWIAPATEVVRTIPLPAAARRQSLTALYPDHPVARELLERVGGVVVPDAETTLEAFSASTATFAAHLDYLTTVANWLAAQGVKQEDADAYIAHIFGQLGQSVSRATSLTALTEEHMTPGGLNEQVLGDLRRDGVPDLVRRALDRVLARLRG, translated from the coding sequence TTGCCGGTGTACGGGTTCGTGGGCGCGGGTGCGTTGACGGCGGCGATCGTGGAAGGGCTCAGCACCGAGGTCGCCGAGCCGCCCGCGGTGTTGTTGTCCCCGCGCAACCGTGCCGTGGGGCTCGACCTGGCCGGGCGGTTCCCCAACGTCGAGGTCTGCGGCAGCAACCAGGAGGTGCTGGACCGCGCCCCGGTGGTGGTGCTGGCGGTGCGGCCCCAGGTCGGGGAGGAGGTCCTCCGGGACCTGGTGTTCCGGCCGGAGCACGTGGTGGTCAGCGCGCTGGCGGGGGTGACGCTGGCGCGGTTGCGCGAGTGGATCGCCCCGGCCACGGAGGTCGTGCGCACCATCCCGCTGCCCGCGGCGGCCCGCCGGCAGAGCCTGACCGCGCTGTACCCGGACCACCCGGTGGCCCGTGAGCTGCTGGAACGGGTCGGCGGCGTGGTGGTGCCGGACGCGGAGACGACGTTGGAGGCCTTCAGCGCGTCGACGGCCACGTTCGCCGCGCACCTGGACTACCTGACCACGGTGGCGAACTGGCTCGCGGCGCAGGGCGTCAAGCAGGAGGACGCCGACGCCTACATCGCCCACATCTTCGGGCAGCTCGGGCAGTCGGTGTCGCGGGCGACCTCGCTGACGGCGTTGACCGAGGAGCACATGACCCCCGGTGGGCTCAACGAGCAGGTGCTCGGCGACCTGCGCCGCGACGGCGTGCCCGACCTGGTGCGCCGGGCGCTGGACCGGGTGCTCGCCCGCCTCCGGGGCTGA
- a CDS encoding CAP domain-containing protein: MKRNAFFARGKQRAVVACAAASVLALVTAYRSDAQPAAEVSAADRVVELVNAERANAGCGAVAVDGRAQSAAQSHADDMAARDYYDHVSPEGRDAGDRLDAAGYPWHRVAENIHKGPSSPEDAMRDWMNSPAHRANILDCELRDLGVGVNSGGSGPFWVQVFATP, translated from the coding sequence ATGAAGCGCAACGCGTTCTTCGCCCGCGGGAAGCAGCGGGCAGTGGTGGCCTGTGCCGCGGCGTCGGTGCTGGCTCTCGTGACGGCGTACCGCAGTGACGCCCAGCCGGCGGCCGAGGTGTCCGCCGCCGACCGGGTGGTGGAGTTGGTCAACGCCGAGCGGGCGAACGCCGGGTGCGGCGCGGTCGCCGTGGACGGGCGGGCGCAGTCGGCCGCGCAGTCCCACGCCGACGACATGGCCGCCCGCGACTACTACGACCACGTCAGCCCCGAGGGCCGGGACGCCGGCGACCGCCTCGACGCCGCCGGCTACCCGTGGCACCGGGTCGCCGAGAACATCCACAAAGGACCGTCCTCGCCCGAGGACGCCATGCGGGACTGGATGAACAGCCCCGCCCACCGCGCCAACATCCTCGACTGCGAGCTGCGGGACCTGGGGGTCGGCGTGAACTCCGGCGGCAGCGGCCCGTTCTGGGTGCAGGTGTTCGCCACGCCTTGA
- a CDS encoding cupin domain-containing protein, with protein MTLGVRRPEDVEELPAVGGAYRITLAGSDTGGRLAVVEMRLDAGRLGAAPHVHHSHEEDFVVLDGEITFDVGGSDLVVGAGGAVAVPRGSAHGFRNAGDTPARCLMILTPAGYEDYFREVSRMVAAGHEPTAEELATLRAGFDTTSA; from the coding sequence ATGACATTGGGGGTCAGGCGTCCCGAGGACGTCGAGGAGCTGCCCGCGGTCGGCGGCGCGTACCGGATCACGCTGGCCGGGTCGGACACCGGCGGGCGGCTCGCGGTGGTGGAGATGCGGTTGGACGCGGGCCGGCTGGGCGCCGCGCCGCACGTCCACCACTCGCACGAGGAGGACTTCGTCGTGCTCGACGGCGAGATCACCTTCGACGTGGGCGGCTCGGACCTGGTCGTGGGCGCGGGCGGCGCGGTGGCGGTGCCGCGCGGGTCCGCCCACGGGTTCCGCAACGCCGGCGACACGCCCGCGCGGTGCCTGATGATCCTCACGCCCGCCGGCTACGAGGACTACTTCCGCGAGGTGTCCCGGATGGTCGCCGCCGGCCACGAACCGACCGCCGAGGAACTAGCCACCCTGCGCGCCGGCTTCGACACCACCTCCGCCTGA
- a CDS encoding ABC transporter ATP-binding protein, with protein sequence MLAVAGVCKSYGKRAVLRGVDLEVGAGELVGVVGENGAGKTTLLRILCGQLRGDAGSVRLSGRLGYCPQKPVLNDDLTVEQHLKYFQIAYRLPHLRRADELIEQLGFGDYRGVAVKELSGGTRQKVNLVLALMHDPAVVLLDEPYQGFDWETYLRFWEIAAGLRAAGRAVLVISHLAYDSVRLDTLHRLRDGVLEQAVAVSPA encoded by the coding sequence GTGTTGGCCGTCGCCGGGGTCTGCAAGTCCTACGGGAAGCGGGCGGTGTTGCGTGGGGTGGACCTCGAGGTCGGGGCTGGTGAGCTGGTTGGGGTCGTGGGGGAGAACGGGGCCGGCAAGACGACCTTGCTGCGGATCCTCTGTGGACAGTTGCGCGGGGACGCCGGGTCCGTGCGGTTGTCCGGGCGGCTTGGGTACTGTCCGCAGAAGCCCGTGTTGAACGACGACCTCACCGTCGAGCAGCACCTGAAGTACTTCCAGATCGCCTACCGGCTGCCGCACCTGCGCCGCGCGGACGAGTTGATCGAGCAGTTGGGGTTCGGCGACTACCGCGGGGTCGCGGTCAAGGAGCTCAGCGGGGGGACGCGGCAGAAGGTCAACCTCGTGCTGGCCCTGATGCACGACCCCGCCGTCGTGCTGCTCGACGAGCCCTACCAGGGGTTCGACTGGGAGACCTACCTGCGGTTCTGGGAGATCGCGGCCGGGTTGCGGGCGGCCGGGCGGGCGGTGTTGGTGATCTCGCACCTCGCCTACGACAGCGTCCGCCTCGACACGTTGCACCGCCTGCGCGACGGCGTCCTGGAGCAGGCGGTGGCGGTGAGCCCCGCATGA
- a CDS encoding Orn/Lys/Arg decarboxylase N-terminal domain-containing protein — protein MSRSTVLVAVDGGAGGVVARDQVEAICAELRQEGHDIVRAHTAEDALALTQSRADLSAALVSWHLDAPEDVLRALMGRFAKLPVFLVTTATSVDDLPLWVSEAVTGYVWLLEDTPDFIAGRIGVAADRYLDGVLPPFFRELRRFDDTHEYSWHTPAHAGGVAFLKSPVGRAFFDYYGERLFRTDLSISVAELGSLFEHSGPIGDAERNAARIFGADLTYFVLHGDSTADRIACHAGIATDELVLVDRNCHKAIYHGLTITGGRPVYLVPTRNGYGLMGPIPPHALTAPAVAEQVRRSPFAAGAVGSDPVYAVITNSTYDGLCYDAVRVAELLGETVPRLHLDEAWFAYARFNPLYARRYGMSVGPEVLSDDVRPTVFSTQSTHKLLAAMSQSSMVHVKNSPRSPVEHRQFNETFMMHATTSPLYPMIAGLDVAAGMMDGPGGRWLTDEAITEAIRFRQAVARLGRRIRDAGDRPDWFFGTWQPDQVTDPGSGEVYAFADAPLDLLRTSPGCWTLAAGAEWHGFEGMEDGYCLLDPVKVSITCPGVDAVGNVGGMGIPARVLTMYLEARGIVVEKTDAYTCLILFSMGITKGKWGTLLDALLDFKALYDRGAAVAEVLPELVRAYPDRYAGLSLPALCGQMHEQLSKSELTALLDEAFTHPTPAVATPAQTYQRLIRGGAESVRLGEVAGRTVATMVVTTPPGIPVLMPGESAGEVEGPILRYLRALEAFDREFPGFPSETHGVARDGAGEYWIMCLR, from the coding sequence ATGTCCCGCTCAACGGTGTTGGTCGCAGTGGACGGCGGCGCGGGTGGTGTGGTCGCGCGGGACCAGGTGGAGGCGATCTGCGCCGAGTTGCGCCAGGAGGGCCACGACATCGTCCGCGCGCACACCGCCGAGGACGCGCTGGCGTTGACCCAGAGCCGTGCCGACCTGTCCGCGGCGCTGGTGTCGTGGCACCTCGACGCGCCGGAGGACGTCCTGCGGGCGTTGATGGGCCGGTTCGCCAAGCTGCCGGTGTTCCTGGTGACCACCGCGACCTCCGTGGACGACCTGCCGCTGTGGGTGTCGGAGGCGGTGACCGGGTACGTGTGGCTGCTGGAGGACACGCCGGACTTCATCGCGGGCCGGATCGGCGTCGCCGCCGACCGGTACCTCGACGGCGTCCTGCCGCCGTTCTTCCGGGAGCTGCGCCGCTTCGACGACACCCACGAGTACTCGTGGCACACCCCGGCCCACGCCGGCGGCGTCGCGTTCCTCAAGTCGCCGGTCGGGCGGGCGTTCTTCGACTACTACGGCGAACGCCTGTTCCGCACCGACCTGTCGATCTCCGTGGCCGAGCTGGGGTCGCTGTTCGAGCACAGCGGCCCGATCGGCGACGCCGAGCGCAACGCGGCGCGGATCTTCGGCGCGGACCTGACCTACTTCGTGCTGCACGGCGACTCCACCGCCGACCGGATCGCGTGCCACGCCGGCATCGCCACCGACGAGCTGGTCCTGGTCGACCGCAACTGCCACAAGGCGATCTACCACGGCCTCACGATCACCGGCGGCCGGCCGGTGTACCTCGTGCCCACGCGCAACGGGTACGGGCTGATGGGGCCGATCCCGCCGCACGCCCTGACGGCTCCGGCGGTCGCGGAGCAGGTGCGGCGCAGCCCGTTCGCGGCGGGGGCGGTGGGGAGCGACCCGGTCTACGCGGTGATCACGAACTCCACGTACGACGGGTTGTGCTACGACGCGGTGCGGGTCGCCGAGTTGCTGGGCGAGACGGTGCCGCGTTTGCACCTTGATGAGGCCTGGTTCGCTTATGCCCGGTTCAACCCGCTTTATGCGCGAAGGTACGGCATGTCGGTCGGGCCCGAGGTGTTGTCGGACGACGTTCGGCCGACGGTGTTCTCGACGCAGTCGACGCACAAGCTGCTGGCCGCGATGTCGCAGAGCTCGATGGTGCACGTCAAGAACTCGCCGCGGTCGCCGGTCGAGCACCGGCAGTTCAACGAGACGTTCATGATGCACGCCACCACGTCCCCGCTGTACCCGATGATCGCGGGCCTGGACGTCGCGGCGGGAATGATGGACGGTCCCGGCGGCCGGTGGCTGACCGACGAGGCGATCACCGAGGCGATCCGCTTCCGCCAGGCCGTCGCCCGGCTGGGTCGGCGCATCCGGGACGCGGGCGACCGGCCGGACTGGTTCTTCGGCACGTGGCAACCGGACCAGGTCACGGACCCGGGGAGTGGCGAGGTGTACGCGTTCGCGGACGCTCCGCTGGACCTGCTGCGCACGTCGCCGGGTTGCTGGACGTTGGCGGCCGGCGCCGAGTGGCACGGGTTCGAGGGCATGGAGGACGGTTATTGCCTGCTCGACCCGGTGAAGGTGTCCATCACGTGCCCTGGGGTGGACGCGGTCGGGAACGTGGGCGGCATGGGCATCCCGGCGCGGGTGTTGACGATGTACCTGGAGGCGCGGGGGATCGTTGTCGAGAAGACCGATGCGTACACGTGCCTGATCCTGTTCTCCATGGGCATCACGAAGGGCAAGTGGGGGACGCTGCTCGACGCCCTGCTGGACTTCAAGGCGCTGTACGACCGGGGTGCGGCGGTGGCGGAGGTGCTGCCGGAGTTGGTGCGGGCGTACCCGGACCGGTACGCGGGGTTGAGCCTGCCGGCGTTGTGCGGGCAGATGCACGAGCAGTTGAGCAAGAGCGAGCTGACTGCCTTGTTGGACGAGGCTTTCACCCATCCGACGCCGGCGGTGGCCACTCCGGCGCAGACGTACCAGCGGTTGATCCGGGGTGGGGCGGAGTCGGTGCGGTTGGGTGAGGTTGCCGGGCGGACGGTGGCGACGATGGTGGTGACCACGCCGCCGGGGATTCCGGTGTTGATGCCGGGGGAGAGTGCGGGGGAGGTCGAAGGGCCGATCTTGCGGTACTTGCGGGCGTTGGAGGCGTTCGACCGGGAGTTTCCGGGGTTTCCGAGCGAAACCCACGGAGTTGCGCGCGATGGTGCGGGCGAGTACTGGATCATGTGCTTGCGGTAA
- a CDS encoding ABC transporter permease has protein sequence MNRDNTVVNAVRAEVVKLVTVPSTYLAAGVSVLGTAGIALLNSRVSPDAGFTAVPFGAIGVIVLGVLIATGDTATGVLCVPRRGVLLGAKVLVLAVLSAVLAGAALLAAVPFDALAELGWRAVGAVVYWVCSALIAFAVGSLSRSTVVPLVLFVVNSALVSVTYLLTKVTPLARFLPDVAGAQMFVRGYPAEHVLSPVAGGVTMVAWTAGLVVVAGLVFARRDVGGA, from the coding sequence GTGAACCGGGACAACACCGTGGTGAACGCCGTTCGGGCCGAGGTGGTCAAGCTGGTGACGGTGCCCTCGACCTACCTGGCGGCCGGAGTGAGCGTGCTCGGCACCGCCGGCATCGCCCTGCTCAACTCGCGCGTGTCGCCGGACGCGGGCTTCACCGCCGTGCCGTTCGGGGCGATCGGCGTGATCGTGCTGGGCGTCCTGATCGCCACCGGCGACACGGCCACCGGCGTGCTGTGCGTGCCCCGGCGTGGGGTGCTGTTGGGTGCGAAAGTGCTGGTGCTGGCGGTGCTCTCGGCGGTGTTGGCGGGTGCCGCGCTGCTGGCGGCGGTCCCGTTCGACGCGTTGGCGGAACTGGGGTGGCGGGCGGTCGGTGCGGTCGTGTACTGGGTGTGTTCGGCGTTGATCGCGTTCGCGGTGGGGTCCCTCAGCCGGAGCACGGTGGTGCCGTTGGTGCTGTTCGTCGTGAACTCGGCGCTGGTCTCGGTGACCTACCTGCTGACCAAGGTCACGCCCCTGGCCCGCTTCCTGCCGGACGTGGCCGGCGCGCAGATGTTCGTCCGGGGCTACCCGGCCGAGCACGTGCTGTCCCCGGTGGCCGGCGGCGTGACGATGGTGGCGTGGACGGCCGGTCTGGTCGTGGTCGCCGGGCTGGTGTTCGCGCGGCGGGACGTCGGCGGGGCCTGA
- a CDS encoding ABC transporter ATP-binding protein, translating into MIEIVNLTKRHGRRTVLHDVGFTARPGRVTGFLGPNGAGKSSTLRVLLGLDSADAGTALIGGTPYRRLRHPLRTVGAVLGGSGAHRARTGRAHLAWVARSNGIPRARVSEVLDQVGLTGAGRVRSYSTGMGQRLGIAAALVGDPAVLVLDEPLNGLDPEGIRWVRRFLRARAAEGRTVLLSSHVMAEVAATADDLVVIHSGRVVARGTVDEVTAGHGSLEDAYFALTEPEVSW; encoded by the coding sequence GTGATCGAGATCGTCAACCTCACCAAGCGGCACGGTCGCCGCACCGTCCTCCACGACGTCGGGTTCACCGCGCGCCCCGGTCGGGTCACCGGGTTCCTCGGGCCGAACGGGGCCGGCAAGTCCTCCACGCTGCGCGTCCTGCTCGGCCTGGACTCCGCCGACGCCGGCACCGCCCTGATCGGCGGCACGCCGTACCGGCGGCTGCGTCATCCCCTCCGCACGGTCGGAGCGGTCCTCGGCGGGAGTGGTGCGCACCGCGCCCGCACCGGGCGTGCCCACCTGGCGTGGGTGGCGCGCAGCAACGGCATCCCGCGGGCCCGCGTGTCCGAGGTCCTCGACCAGGTCGGCCTGACCGGTGCGGGGCGGGTGCGGTCCTACTCGACCGGGATGGGGCAGCGGCTCGGGATCGCGGCGGCGCTGGTGGGGGACCCGGCGGTGCTGGTGCTCGACGAGCCGTTGAACGGGCTGGACCCCGAGGGCATCCGCTGGGTCCGCCGGTTCCTGCGCGCCCGCGCCGCCGAGGGGCGGACGGTGCTGCTGTCCAGCCACGTGATGGCCGAGGTCGCCGCCACCGCCGACGACCTGGTGGTGATCCACTCCGGGCGGGTCGTCGCGCGGGGCACGGTGGACGAGGTCACGGCGGGTCACGGGTCTCTGGAGGACGCGTACTTCGCCCTGACCGAGCCGGAGGTGTCGTGGTGA
- a CDS encoding response regulator transcription factor, which produces MGERIRVLVAEDQDLLRTSLCELVSATPDMVLVGEARDGREAVDAVQRLRPDVVLMDIRMPVLGGLEATRRIFASSSTTRVLVLTTFDLDEYVYEALRIGATGFLLKNAGVPEILRAVRTVHRGDALLAPEVTRRVVAEFAARRTGPRERFEGLTAREREVVAAVVRGLSNEEVAAELLLSRATVKTYLSRLFDKLEVRDRTQLVILAYESGYTDTLRP; this is translated from the coding sequence ATGGGTGAGCGCATCCGGGTTCTCGTCGCCGAGGACCAGGACCTGCTGCGGACGTCGTTGTGCGAACTGGTGTCCGCGACTCCCGACATGGTGCTCGTCGGGGAGGCCCGGGACGGGCGGGAGGCGGTCGACGCCGTTCAGCGGCTGCGTCCGGACGTGGTGCTGATGGACATCCGGATGCCCGTGTTGGGCGGGCTCGAAGCGACACGCCGGATTTTTGCGTCATCGTCCACCACGAGAGTGCTGGTGCTCACCACCTTCGACCTGGACGAGTACGTCTACGAGGCCCTGCGGATCGGCGCGACCGGTTTCTTGCTGAAGAACGCCGGCGTGCCGGAGATCCTGCGTGCGGTTCGGACGGTCCACCGCGGCGACGCCCTGCTCGCACCGGAGGTGACGCGCCGGGTGGTCGCCGAGTTCGCCGCCCGCCGGACGGGGCCGCGCGAGCGGTTCGAGGGCCTGACCGCGCGGGAGCGGGAGGTGGTGGCGGCGGTCGTGCGGGGGTTGTCGAACGAGGAAGTGGCGGCGGAGCTGCTCCTGAGCCGGGCGACCGTGAAGACGTACCTGAGCAGGCTCTTCGACAAGCTCGAGGTCCGCGACCGGACACAGTTGGTGATCCTGGCCTACGAATCCGGCTACACCGACACCCTCCGTCCCTGA
- a CDS encoding sensor histidine kinase: MYRSVAVDAGVAALAVTVFWLPSTGPVEPALIALFVVGVLLRSWWPVTAFGVTSAATLAGAILGVAQDPFTAAAWVLYRVAATRDGPVKVVSAALGTAVVVLVAVGTPDGAGVARYAAVSVLVTVGAWRLGTAVRREREEALRVARAEREQAVLAERLRVVREVHDVVSHSLGTIAVTAGVTAHVAGDDADRLRRGLARVEETGRQALDELRTVLHTVRSGALDLGPVVERARAAGIEVDVDVDTSVPLTPAVYRIVQEGLTNVVRHAPGARCEVVVRRTLAGVEVVISDDGPGVASEPSPGHGLVGLRERVESLGGSVEAGPGGGGGFVVRAVVPEVGDG; the protein is encoded by the coding sequence GTGTACCGGTCAGTGGCCGTGGACGCCGGCGTGGCCGCCCTTGCCGTGACGGTGTTCTGGCTTCCCTCCACCGGCCCGGTCGAACCCGCGCTCATCGCTTTGTTCGTCGTCGGTGTCCTGCTGCGCTCGTGGTGGCCCGTCACCGCTTTCGGGGTCACCTCCGCCGCGACGCTCGCCGGTGCGATCTTGGGCGTGGCGCAAGACCCGTTCACCGCTGCGGCCTGGGTGCTGTACCGGGTCGCGGCCACGCGCGATGGTCCGGTGAAGGTCGTGTCGGCGGCGTTGGGGACGGCGGTGGTGGTGCTCGTCGCGGTCGGGACGCCGGACGGTGCGGGCGTCGCCCGGTACGCGGCGGTCAGCGTGCTGGTCACCGTGGGTGCTTGGCGCCTGGGTACCGCCGTGCGCCGCGAGCGGGAGGAGGCGCTTCGGGTCGCGCGGGCCGAACGGGAGCAGGCCGTGCTCGCCGAACGCCTTCGCGTGGTGCGCGAGGTGCACGACGTGGTGTCGCACTCCCTGGGCACCATCGCCGTGACCGCCGGCGTGACGGCCCACGTGGCCGGCGACGACGCCGACCGCCTCCGACGTGGTCTCGCCCGCGTCGAGGAGACCGGCCGGCAGGCGCTCGACGAACTGCGCACGGTCCTGCACACCGTCCGCTCGGGTGCGCTCGACCTCGGTCCGGTGGTCGAGCGGGCACGAGCAGCGGGTATCGAGGTCGATGTGGACGTCGACACCTCCGTCCCGCTGACGCCGGCGGTGTACCGGATCGTGCAGGAGGGGCTGACCAACGTCGTCCGCCACGCGCCGGGTGCGCGCTGCGAGGTGGTGGTGCGGCGGACCCTCGCCGGCGTCGAGGTCGTGATCAGTGACGACGGTCCGGGTGTCGCGTCGGAGCCCTCGCCGGGACATGGGCTGGTCGGGTTGCGGGAGAGGGTGGAGTCGTTGGGCGGTTCGGTCGAGGCGGGGCCGGGCGGTGGTGGCGGGTTCGTGGTGCGCGCGGTGGTGCCGGAGGTCGGGGATGGGTGA